The DNA segment CAGCAGTGACATAAAACCCATGGTCATCGGCAACCGGTCCCACACCAGCCGGTCATTGTCGGGCGCAAGGTGGTAATAACTCGAGCCAATACAGGTAAGCGCAACTCCGGCAAAGAAAATCAGGTACAACCAGCGCTCACGCGAATCAATGAATCGCACGCGTCCGCGAAGGATTACAGCCATTCCCCAGACTCCCACAAACAGGAACGGGAGATTAGAAATCGTATCTGTGAAATTGGGGATTCCCCACAAAGCCCTCTGATCGGCAAAATGATGGTAGGCCAGCGATTGCGCAATAGGCCGCACAAACCCGAGCGCTACTGCACAAAGGGCCGCAACCCCCACCAGTATGAACACCCGCGCACGGAGGCTAGGTGATAAATTCATGAAGAACGCCATCTTAACAGGAGTTCCTCATGAAGATTCTGGCCAGCGGCATGTCGGGAACCATTGGGTTGGCGCTGCTGCCTGCGCTCGCCTCCGAGAGACATACTATCGTGCGCCTGAAAACCGGAGTCGCTCGTTCCCAAAATGAAATTGCCTGGGATCCGGGGAAGCCGCTGAATCCCGAGTTGATCGGCGGCTTTGATGCTGTCATCCACCTGGCAGGCGAGAACATCTTCGGCCGGTGGAGCCAGGCAAAAAAAACCCGCATCCGCGACAGCCGCGTAAAGGGAACACAGCACGTGTGCGAAGCCCTGGCCCACGGTGAGAACAAACCGGGCGTACTGATCGCCGGCTCGGCCATCGGCTACTACGGCAACCGTGGAGATGAAACTCTGACCGAAGAAAGCGCCCTGGGTAAAGGCTTTTTGGCAGAAACCTGCCGCGAGTGGGAAGCCGCCACCCAGCCTGCTGAGCAGGCTGGGTGGCGTGTGATTCATCTGCGCACCGGCGTGGTGTTGAGCACGCGGGAAGGCGCACTCAAGAAGATGTTGCTCCCCTTCCGCCTCGGACTCGGAGGCAAGATCGGCAGCGGCCGCCAGTGGCTGAGCTGGATCTCAATTGCCGACACCGTCGCCGCCATCCTGCACTGCCTGAAGACTGAATCGCTGCGCGGGCCGGTAAACATGGTCGCGCCCAATCCAGTTACTAATGCAGAATTTTCCCGGACTTTGGGCAAAGCCCTCCACCGCCCGACATTTGCCACGGTTCCGGCATTCGCAACGAAATTCCTTTTCGGCCCAGAGATGGCAGAAGAAACAGTCCTGACCAGTCAGCGCGTGCTGCCCAAGAGATTGCTGGAAAGCGGCTTCCAATTTCAACAGCCAGACCTAAGCGGAGCCCTGAAAAAATTATTGCAAAAACAGCAATGACCCGATGACTCAATGACCAAATGACCCAATTTCTCCGCGTCTCTGCGCCTCCGCGGTTAATTTATTTCGGCCTATCCGCGGGCAAAAGCTCTTCCAAATTCCTCCACCCGTTCGCGCACACTCTTTACATGTACAGGAAGCTGCAGTTTGCTGCCCGCTTCGATAATAGGAATCAGCTTGTCGAACTCCGGCCCCGAGTGCGATCCGATAATGGCGATCCGAATAGGATGAAACAATTCCTTGCCCTTGGTTCCCGTCTCGGTTTTTACTTCATTTACGATGGCCTTGAATTTCTCGGCGGTAATTTCTCCACTCTCCGCGGCAATGCGCTTGCTGAAAGCCGCGATGACTGCCGGGGTATTCTCCAGTTTCAGCACCTCAGCGTTGTCAGGATTTTCCAACGCCTTTTTGGCTTCATGATGAAACAGCATCGCCGCGCGTTCCGGCATTTGTTCGAGCTGATCCACATAAGGCGCCAGCAGCTCCACTACTTTTAAGAACCACGAAAATTCTGCCGTAGAGACGTAGCTCGCTAGGTCTACGGAGGAAAACTTTTCCGGCAGCAGCCCAGCTTTCACAAAATAGGGCTGCGCCAGATGCGCAATTCGGTCGGCGGAACTCTGCTTGATGTAGTGCCGGTTGAGCCACGCCAGTTTTTCTGTATCGAAGATTGCAGGCGAGGGCGTGACCCGGCGCAGATCAAATTCCTTCACCAACTCTTGCGCAGTGAACGTCTCGCGCGTGCCGCCGCTCGGGGCCCAGCCCAGCAGCGCCAGGTAATTCATCAAGGCTTCGGGCAAAATCCCCATGTCTCTGAAGTTGGCAATCGAAGTCGCTCCATGACGCTTGGAGAGCCGCTCGCGGTCCGGCCCCAGGATCGTCGAAAGATGCGCAAACTCCGGAACCGCCATCCCCAGGGCCTCGTACAGCGCAACCTGCTTGGGTGTATTCGAGAGGTGATCGTCGCCCCGGATGACGTGTGTAATCTTCATCAGCGCGTCATCCACCACCACCACGTAGTTGTAAACCGGGATGCCGCTGGAGCGCGTGATGATAGGGTCGCTCACGACTTCATTGGAAAACTCCACCTCGCCGCGCACGATGTCGTTAAAGCGAATGGGATGCTCTGGAATTCTGAGCCTGATCGCAGCCGCCTCCCCTGCCACGCGGCGCTTTTCCGCCTCCGCCGGGTCAAGCACGCGGCACTTGCCGGAATAAATATGCGGCTTCTGTTCCGCAACCGCCCGCTGGCGATCGGCTTCCAGCTCCTCTTCCGTGCAGAAGCATAGGTAAGCTTTGCGTTCGCGCAGCAGTTGCTCGGCGTAGTCGTGATAGATCTGCAACCGGTCGCTCTGCCGGTAGGGGCCATACGGACCGCCGCCAGGCTGCGTGGTGATGTCCGGGCCCTCGTCCCAATCCAGGCCCAGCCACTTCAGGTCTTCGAACAACTGCGTCTCATAGCGGGTCTCACTGCGCTCCACATCGGTATCTTCAATGCGCAAGATCATCGTCCCGCCCTTCTGCCGGGCAAAGAGCCAGTTGAACAACGCCGTGCGCACGTTGCCTACGTGCAACTGACCGGTGGGAGAGGGTGCAAAACGGACACGAACTTTTGATTTATCGCTCACAATTTGATGTTAACAAAAGCAGTTGCCAGTTCCAGAGCAAGACCAGATTCACCATTGGGTCATTCGTGGTGGACTTGCAACCGGCAACTGCTTCTGAATCCTCCAGCTTGCGAAGAACATCAAAGCCTTATAAAATTAAAGCTCCTCTGCGAGGTATTAAGAAGTCATGAAAGCAGCTATTCATCCCGCCTACAACGAAGTGCGCGTGCACTGCGCTTGCGGGAACACGTTCACCACTCGTTCCACCCACAAGGGTGCCATCAACCTTGAAATTTGCTCCGCCTGCCATCCCTTCTTTACCGGCAAGCAGAAGCTGGTGGATACCGCCGGCCGCGTGGAGCGCTTCCGCCGCAAGTACGCCAAAACCGGCACAGCCGCCACCAAGCAACAGTAAAAGATTTCTGACAATAAGAACCTCCTCGTTTCGAGGAGGTTTTTTATTGCTTCGTCGGTGGCTCTAAAGGTAGCTCTAAACGCAATCGCGGATTCTTGTTGACGCTGATCCGCCGAACGTTGTTTTAACGCCTCTGCGTTCCTCGGCGTACTCTGCGGTTAACGGTTTTTCTCGTGAAGTCGTCTACTTTATCGCCGCCCACCATATCAACCCAATAAACAAAATCTGCATGGGAAGTCGTAACCAGAGCGCGGTGGCGGGCTTGTTGTTCAACAGGATTTTTCCCCGCGCCGCTTTCACGTTCGCCGGAAACACCGCCAGCAAAAACAGGATCAGGCAAATTCCCGCGAGCGCGCGGGCCGCGGGAAGCAGCAATCCCATCGCTCCCAACAGCTCAAGCACACCCGTGATGTAAACCAGCAATAGCGGTTTGGGAAAGATGGCGGGCATCATGCGCACCATGTCGTGTTTGAGTTTCGTGAAGTGGCTTGCTCCAGTAAAGGTAAACATGACGGCCAGCGCATAGCGTGCCGCGTCGTGCCAGGTGGCAAACGCCGCGTAGCCGAGGGCTCCGATGCCGCGAAACACCAGCCATGATCCAAACAGCGCTATGAGGACAACCATTTCTTACTCGTCCCAGAATCTTTCGCTCAGATACTTGTCCCCGGAGTCAGCAAAAATGGTCACAATCACGCCTGTTTCTTTTTTCGCTGCCAGTTCCTGCGCAACTTGTAGAGCACCCAGGGCAGCCGCTCCCGCAGAGATTCCCACCAGCAGGCCCTCTTCCCGCGCCAGGCGGCGCACCATGGCGTAAGAGGCTTCGGTCGAAATGCCCTCGTCGCGGTCGGCGAGCTTGGGATCATAGATTTTAGGCACAATCGCTGTGGCCATGTGCTTGAGTCCTTCTAGTCCATGAAAGGGCGAATCGGGTTGTAGCGAGATGCACTGAATGCGCGGATTCAGTTCTTTCAGCTTCCGGGTCGTGCCTACAAAAGTCCCGCTGGTGCCGAGCGTGGCCACAAAGTGCGTGATCTCGCCTGCGGTTTGCCGCCAGATTTCATTGGCCGTCCCTTCGTAGTGCGCCCGCCAGTTGGCTTCATTGGAATACTGATCAACATAGACGTAGCGGTCAGGTTCATTGGCTGCCAGCTCGCGCGCTTTGCGGATGGCACCATCCGACCCTTCTGCCGGATCGGTCCAGACCACCTGGGCGCCGTACGCTTTCACAATGCGTTTGCGCTCCACCGAGACGTTCGACGGCATGCACAGCGTGACCTCGAATCCCTTGGCCGCTCCCAGCATGGAGTAAGCAATGCCGGTGTTGCCGCTGGTGGAATCGAGCAGTGATTTGCCGGGCTTCAGCAATCCCCGGCGCTCCGCGTCCGCCACAATAGAAGATGCAGCGCGGTCTTTGACTGATCCACCCGGGTTACACCACTCGGCTTTGGCAAGAATCTGAATGCCGGCAAGGGTGCCCACGATGCGCTCCAAGCGCAGCAGTGGAGTGTTGCCAACGCGATTGAGCTGCCGCTCCCCGAGAAGAGCGCCGTTGGGCGAAACGCTGCTGGAAACCGTTTTTGACATGGTTGAAGGCGGGTAGAACCTGATTAGTTAAGCACCTTAAGCTGCTGAAAACAGTTCGCTTTACATTTTCCCTACAAATCAAATTTGCGGAAAATGCGCTAGCTGTGCGAAAGTGTCCCCAGGCCTGTCTTTCAGTTTAGCCAAGCAAGGTGCTAACAGGCAATGTGGGAGAAACGAAAGTAGCGGGCTGCTTGGAAATTCGTGATCCAAGTTTCCTGGTTCGAGAAAATCTTTAGCCGGTCGATAACGACTCACAAGGACGACACTTTCAACGTAACCCACAGCCAGCCGCAGACAGTCTTAATGTCTTACGGCTCATTTTGGAATCAAATTTTAGAGTTGTTGGTAAAAGTAGAAAATCATGGTCAAGAATTATCAAGCCCGCAAATATGAAGATGCAGTCGCATGGCTGCGCGATCACGGCTTCGACATCCTCGAACCCTCCGCCACCAGTAACCGTGTCTTCCTGAAGAAGTACAACGTCTCAGCAGCCATCGAAAAAGACCCCAAGACCGGTGCCGCCAAAGTTTTCGCCAGTCCAGGCTATTTAGTAGGCGGAGAGATCGCCAAGCTGATTGACCGCGGCTATCAGAAATTCCTCAAGACTTCCAAGACCGAAGTCCCCGCCACCGCCGACCACCTGAAGGCCATCCATGAGTTCACCGAAGAATTGAAAGAGGCCACCGGCCTGCCCAGCCTGTATAACGAATCCATTGGCACAGTCAGCGACAGCTATCAGTACGACCGCGTGGAAAACCGCGATGAACCCGAATCCGCCCGTCCCAAACGCCCGTGGGAGAAGGCAGAACCGGCAACCCCAGCCAAGTCTGGTTCTGGCAAAAAGAGAGCATAATTTTAGGAAGTTCCTAATTTCGTAACTCTGCTGAAAGTCCACTTCCCTTAACTCGCAAAAAACTTGCAAAGAGAACGAACCTGGTTAAAAGCCTTGCTTAAAAAGGGCGTACACTGGGGAAGTAGGCTCATGAAGAAAAAGACACTTAGGTTACTGTTTGCGACGGTGCTGCTGTCAACCTGTGCTCGGGCCCAGCAGCACGAACAGGAGCGCCTGAAGCAAGCAGGTGAAGTCCTCGAAGAAATCCTCAATATTCCCGACAATCTTCCCAAAGGGATCCTTGATAAATCCGAGTGTGTGATTGTCATCCCTTCGGTCAAGAAGTTTGCATTCGGCATTGGCGCCAATTACGGACGCGGGGCCATGTCATGCCGCAGTAACCAGAACTTCACCGGTCCCTGGGGACCGCCTGCCATGGTCGCCTTGGAAGGCGCCAACATTGGCTTCCAGATCGGAGGACAAGCCATAGATTTTGTTCTCCTGGTGGTGAATCCCAAGGGAGTTGATTCGATCCTGAAAAGCAAAGTCAAACTTGGCGCAGACATCGCCGCCGCTGCGGGCCCCAAGGGGCGCGATGCCCAAGCCGCCACCGACGTGCTCATGCGCGCCGAGATTCTCACATATTCCCGCTCGCACGGCCTCTTCGCCGGGGTTTCGCTTGATGGTTCCACCCTGCGTCCAGATAATAGCGCAAGTGAAAAAGTCTACGGGCGCAAGATTACCGCGCGAGAGATTGTCCTGGAACATGCGGTAAGCACGCCATCCTCAGGCGAGTTGCTGGTCAGTACGCTGCAAAAGGCCTCTCCCAGGAATTTGTCGAACCCCAAGTCTCTTTCCACTCCTTAAGCCGGTCCGCATAACTTAGGGACGCCCGTGGAGTTAGCGCGCAGCTGCTTGGATGACTATCTAGCACAGCTTTGGCTGAGTGCTGACTGCTTTCAAATCTCTGGCGTTGCTTCCAGCAAACTGCGCGTGTAAGAGTGCGCAGGCCTCGAGGTCACCTGCTCACAGCTTCCCAGCTCGACGATTTTCCCGCGATACATTACTGCAATACGCGTGGCCAGATAGCGCACGATAGGCATGGAGTGGGAGATGAACAGGTAAGTCAGGCCGAATTCCCGCTGCAATTGCGCCAGCAGGTTCACAATTTGTGCTCCCACACTGACGTCAAGCGCCGAAACCGGTTCATCGCAGACAATGAGCCGTGGTCGCAGCGCTAAAGCCCGGGCAATTCCGATGCGCTGCCGCTGTCCCCCGGAAAATTCATGTGGATAGCGTTCGAGGGCCGAGCCATCCAGACCCACGGCGCGCATCAGCTCTGCAGCCCGCAAGTCCATATCCACTCCCTCGATTTTGTGGATGTGCAACGGCTCAGTCACGATCTCGCGTACACGCATGCGCGGATTAAGCGAGCCGAACGGGTCCTGAAAAATGATCTGCATGTCGCGGCGTAGCCGGCGCATTGCCGGGGCAGAAGCGTTTTGAAGATTTTGCCCGTCAAAGAAGATTGTGCCCGAAGTTGGATCAATCAATCGCAGAATCAGCCGTCCCAGCGTGCTTTTGCCTGAACCCGATTCTCCGACCAGACCGAGGGTTTCTCCCGCGTGAATTTCGAGGCTGACTCCATCCACCGCGCGGATTTCGCCCTTGCCGGCCGCGAGTTGGCCCACGGCGGGTTGAGGAGCAAAAATGGAAGCTCCCAGAGAATAAATCTTGGTCAGTTCACGAACTTCGACGAGCGCCACATGTAAGAAGCTACAGGCTTTCCGCTCCAGGCTGCAACTTAATCCTCAAGGCGATCTTCTGTAAAGTTTTGCATGCAACCTATGAGCAGCTAAGAACAGCAAAATGGCCCGTAACCGCAATTTTTATGCTTAATTATTCATTCCAGCCACTGTTGATTCTGCTAGAATCAGGGCTGGTTTATTTGCCGCAAAGCATCCCATGATTGAGCTCGCGCCCTCAATTTTATCGGCCGATTTTGCCCGCTTGGCAGAGGAAGTTCAGGCCGCGTTGGCCGGAGGCGCCACGCTGTTGCATGTGGATGTAATGGATGGGCACTTTGTCCCCAATATCACCATTGGTCCACCGGTGGTTCAATCGTTGCGGCGGGTAACCGATGTACCGTTCGACGTGCATCTGATGATCGAGAATCCTGATGAGTATATCCCGGCGTTCGCTGACGCTGGAGCGGATTGGATCTCGGTGCACCAGGAAGCTTGCATACATTTGCATCGTACGCTGGAACACATTGCTTCCAGAGGATTGAAGGCCGGCGTGGTCATCAATCCGGCCACTCCAGTGCAGACCTTAAGTGAAGTGCTGGATATGGTGGACCATGTGCTCGTGATGTCGGTGAATCCCGGCTTCGGCGGGCAGAAATTCATACCGGCATCGCTCGAAAAAGTGCGCGCCCTGGCCAATATTCGCAGCGCCAGGAATTTGGGGTTCCGGATTGAAATTGATGGCGGCATCACTACCGAGACCATCGCAGATGCTGTACGGGCAGGAGTAGAAATTCTGGTCTCAGGTTACGCCGTGTTCGGGAAAGGCAATGCCCGCGATAACGTGGAACAATTGCTGAAGACTGCACGGGAAGCAACCCTTCTCAAGGTATAGACTTGGTAGGGCGTCTTTGACAGGAAGCAAGGCAAGTTACAAAAAAACATAAGCGAGTTGATTTCTTATGGTCCGTAAAATTTTCGCTGTT comes from the Terriglobales bacterium genome and includes:
- a CDS encoding ceramidase domain-containing protein; the encoded protein is MNLSPSLRARVFILVGVAALCAVALGFVRPIAQSLAYHHFADQRALWGIPNFTDTISNLPFLFVGVWGMAVILRGRVRFIDSRERWLYLIFFAGVALTCIGSSYYHLAPDNDRLVWDRLPMTMGFMSLLAAIVAERIDVKAGLALLGPLLLLGVASVWYWHWTDDLRMYAFVQFFPALGIPLMMWLFPARYTRSIDLLPAVGFYVLAKVLEAEDKRIYAIGGLVSGHTLKHLAAAAATAWILGMLIRRKPVT
- a CDS encoding TIGR01777 family oxidoreductase, which produces MKILASGMSGTIGLALLPALASERHTIVRLKTGVARSQNEIAWDPGKPLNPELIGGFDAVIHLAGENIFGRWSQAKKTRIRDSRVKGTQHVCEALAHGENKPGVLIAGSAIGYYGNRGDETLTEESALGKGFLAETCREWEAATQPAEQAGWRVIHLRTGVVLSTREGALKKMLLPFRLGLGGKIGSGRQWLSWISIADTVAAILHCLKTESLRGPVNMVAPNPVTNAEFSRTLGKALHRPTFATVPAFATKFLFGPEMAEETVLTSQRVLPKRLLESGFQFQQPDLSGALKKLLQKQQ
- the gltX gene encoding glutamate--tRNA ligase, with protein sequence MSDKSKVRVRFAPSPTGQLHVGNVRTALFNWLFARQKGGTMILRIEDTDVERSETRYETQLFEDLKWLGLDWDEGPDITTQPGGGPYGPYRQSDRLQIYHDYAEQLLRERKAYLCFCTEEELEADRQRAVAEQKPHIYSGKCRVLDPAEAEKRRVAGEAAAIRLRIPEHPIRFNDIVRGEVEFSNEVVSDPIITRSSGIPVYNYVVVVDDALMKITHVIRGDDHLSNTPKQVALYEALGMAVPEFAHLSTILGPDRERLSKRHGATSIANFRDMGILPEALMNYLALLGWAPSGGTRETFTAQELVKEFDLRRVTPSPAIFDTEKLAWLNRHYIKQSSADRIAHLAQPYFVKAGLLPEKFSSVDLASYVSTAEFSWFLKVVELLAPYVDQLEQMPERAAMLFHHEAKKALENPDNAEVLKLENTPAVIAAFSKRIAAESGEITAEKFKAIVNEVKTETGTKGKELFHPIRIAIIGSHSGPEFDKLIPIIEAGSKLQLPVHVKSVRERVEEFGRAFARG
- the rpmE gene encoding 50S ribosomal protein L31, with product MKAAIHPAYNEVRVHCACGNTFTTRSTHKGAINLEICSACHPFFTGKQKLVDTAGRVERFRRKYAKTGTAATKQQ
- a CDS encoding DoxX family protein codes for the protein MVVLIALFGSWLVFRGIGALGYAAFATWHDAARYALAVMFTFTGASHFTKLKHDMVRMMPAIFPKPLLLVYITGVLELLGAMGLLLPAARALAGICLILFLLAVFPANVKAARGKILLNNKPATALWLRLPMQILFIGLIWWAAIK
- a CDS encoding cysteine synthase family protein → MSKTVSSSVSPNGALLGERQLNRVGNTPLLRLERIVGTLAGIQILAKAEWCNPGGSVKDRAASSIVADAERRGLLKPGKSLLDSTSGNTGIAYSMLGAAKGFEVTLCMPSNVSVERKRIVKAYGAQVVWTDPAEGSDGAIRKARELAANEPDRYVYVDQYSNEANWRAHYEGTANEIWRQTAGEITHFVATLGTSGTFVGTTRKLKELNPRIQCISLQPDSPFHGLEGLKHMATAIVPKIYDPKLADRDEGISTEASYAMVRRLAREEGLLVGISAGAAALGALQVAQELAAKKETGVIVTIFADSGDKYLSERFWDE
- a CDS encoding lipid-binding SYLF domain-containing protein; translated protein: MKKKTLRLLFATVLLSTCARAQQHEQERLKQAGEVLEEILNIPDNLPKGILDKSECVIVIPSVKKFAFGIGANYGRGAMSCRSNQNFTGPWGPPAMVALEGANIGFQIGGQAIDFVLLVVNPKGVDSILKSKVKLGADIAAAAGPKGRDAQAATDVLMRAEILTYSRSHGLFAGVSLDGSTLRPDNSASEKVYGRKITAREIVLEHAVSTPSSGELLVSTLQKASPRNLSNPKSLSTP
- a CDS encoding ATP-binding cassette domain-containing protein; the protein is MALVEVRELTKIYSLGASIFAPQPAVGQLAAGKGEIRAVDGVSLEIHAGETLGLVGESGSGKSTLGRLILRLIDPTSGTIFFDGQNLQNASAPAMRRLRRDMQIIFQDPFGSLNPRMRVREIVTEPLHIHKIEGVDMDLRAAELMRAVGLDGSALERYPHEFSGGQRQRIGIARALALRPRLIVCDEPVSALDVSVGAQIVNLLAQLQREFGLTYLFISHSMPIVRYLATRIAVMYRGKIVELGSCEQVTSRPAHSYTRSLLEATPEI
- the rpe gene encoding ribulose-phosphate 3-epimerase codes for the protein MIELAPSILSADFARLAEEVQAALAGGATLLHVDVMDGHFVPNITIGPPVVQSLRRVTDVPFDVHLMIENPDEYIPAFADAGADWISVHQEACIHLHRTLEHIASRGLKAGVVINPATPVQTLSEVLDMVDHVLVMSVNPGFGGQKFIPASLEKVRALANIRSARNLGFRIEIDGGITTETIADAVRAGVEILVSGYAVFGKGNARDNVEQLLKTAREATLLKV